CCGCCCCCGGTACGAACGCCAGCGGCGCCGGCGCCGTCAGCCAGCCGGGCGCGCGCGTGATCAACCTGCTGGCGGTTGCGGCGCCACAGCAGGTGCAGCTCGAAGTGAAAGTCGCGGAAGTCTCCAAGACCCTGCTGGAAAGCCTGGAGGCCGGCACCAGCTGGCGCTTCGGCTCCGGCAGCTGGGGCGCGACGCTGGTGGCCGATTTCATCACCGGGAACAACAAGGGTTCGCTGGGCGCGTCCAGGGTGCGCGGCAGTACGCTCGGCTCCGCGGGATTCTCGGCCGAAAAGCAGGACAGCCTGGTGCGCGTGCTGGCCGAGCCGAACGTCATGGCGCTCAGTGGTCAGGAAGGCAGCTTCCTCGCCGGCGGCAAGTTCTACGTCCCGGTGGCGCAGGATAACAACCGCATCACGCTGGAAGAAAAGGAATTCGGCGTCGGCCTGCGCTTTACCCCGACCGTGCTGGCGGGCGGGCGCATCAGCCTGCACGTCGCGCCCGAGGTGTCGGAGCTGTCGCGCGAGGGCATCGGCGTCACGACCGGCAGCCTGACCGGCACTTCGATCCTGCCGGTCGTGACCACGCGCCGCGCCAGCACCACGGTCCAGCTGTACGACGGCCAGAGCTTCGCGATCGGCGGTCTGCTCAAGAATAACCTGACCACCAATATGAAAGGCTTGCCCTTGCTGGCCGACGTGCCGGTCCTCGGGGCGCTGTTCCGCAGTACCGACTACCAGTCCGACCGCACCGAACTAGTGTTCGTGATCACCGCGCACCTGGTCAAGCCGCTGCCTGGCGCGGGCTATGTCCTGCCGACCGACAAAGTCGGCGAACCCTCGGTCGGCGCCGTCATGATCGGCGGTCGCCTCGACGGCCCGCCGCCCGGCAACACGACCGCGGCGTTGTCGGCGCCAGCGCTGATCCAGCAGCCGGTGCACAGCAGCGGCGGCTTTGAACTGAAATAGGAGAGAGCGATGGCCCCCAGACGCAATCACCTCGTGCTCGCCGCCCTGTTCGGCGCGGCGCTGGCGGGATGCAGTTCGACCCCGCGCTTCAATGGCCAGTTCGGCGATGCCGTGCGCGCCAACCTGTCCGCTCAGGTGCTCGATCCGGCGGCGGCGTCGAACGCCGACCCGGTCGCCGGCGTCGATGGCGCCGCGGCGCTCGCCGCCCAGGAGCGCTATCAGCGATCGTTCAAGGAGCGCGACGCCAACGCCAACCAGCCGATGATCGCAAGTGGAACCCGATGATCCCAGATCACCTGGGCGCTCGTCGCCCCGAGGAAACCGATGAAAGCCCTCCTGATCAGCCGCGACACCCAGCTCTATGCGGAGATCGCTTCGCAAGGCGCGGCGCGCGTGCCGCCCTTGAACGTGGCCGCCAGCCGCACCACGCTGCGTGACGCGCTCGATCGTCCATTGGCCGACACGCCCAGCATGGTGATCGTCGACACCAGCGGCGCCGAGGCGGCCGATGGCGACTTGCTGGAGCGCCTGACCCGCCACTACGCAGCCGCGCATTTCATGCTGTTGACCGATAACCACCAGCCCGACCTCCTGATCCGCGCAATGCGCGCGGGCGTGCGCGAGGTGCTGCCGCTGCCGCTGGTGCACGGCGCACTGCACGAGGCGATCGACCGCATCGCGGCCAGCGCCGGGGTGGCGTCGAGCCGCGACGGCAAGGTGCTCGCCTTCATCGCCTGCAAGGGCGGTAGCGGCGCTACCTTCATCTCGACCAACTTCGGCTATGCGCTGGCGACCCTGGCCGACAAGAAGGTGCTGCTGATCGACCTGCACCGCCAGTTCGGCGACGCCACGCTGTATGTGTCCGACCAGAAGCCGGCTATGACGCTGACCGACGTCTCGCAGCAGATCGCGCGCATCGACGGGCCGTTCCTCGAATCCTGCCTGGTGCATGTCGCGCCCGGCTTCGGGGTGCTGGCCGCCGCCGACGATCCCGGCCAGGTGATCGAAGCCAAGCCCGAGCACATCGACACCATCCTGCGCGTGGCGCGCCAGAACTACGACTACATCCTGCTCGACGTCGGCCGCCAGATCGATGCCGTCTCGCTGCGCGCGCTCGACAGCACCGACGCCATCTACCCGGTGCTGCAGCTGGCGCTGCCCGACATCCGCGACGCGCGCCGCCTGCTCGACATCTTCCGTTCGCTAGGCTACGTCACCGACAACATCCGCCTGATCGTCAACCGCTATGAAAAAGGCGGGCGCCTGCGCCTGCAGGACCTGCATGCGGCGCTCGGCGCCGAAGTGCTGCACACCATTCCCAACGATTACGTCGCCGTCACCGATTCGGTCAACCAGGGCATCCCCGTGCTGCAGCTGGCGCGCGGCAGCGCCGCCGCGCGCAGCCTGGCCGACCTGGTCGAGGTGGTGACCGCGCGCCGCGTGGCCGAGAGCAAGGGCCTGTTCGATCGGCTGTTCGGCCGCGGCGACGCCGATTACTGACCTTCTCGAGGAGTCCACCATGTCCCTGCGCGAGCGCCTGTCCGGATCGGACGAGGAGCGCCAATACCTGCCGATGCCGGCGGTGGCGCAACAAGCCTACCAGGAGCTGAAGAAGTCGATGCACCAGATGATCCTCGACCGGATCGATCTGGAGCGCCTGAAGCGCCTGACCAGCGAGCAGTTCAAGCACGAGCTGGCGCTGCTGGTCCAGCGCATCGTCGAGGAAGAGCGCATCGTGCTGAACCAGCAGGAGCGCCACCACCTGGTGCTCGACATCCAGCACGAGATGCTCGGTTTCGGTCCGCTCGAGCCGCTGCTGAACGACCCGAGCGTGTCGGACATCCTGGTCAACACCTTCAACAAGGTCTATGTCGAGCGCCGCGGGCGCCTTGAGCTGACCGACGTCAGCTTCCACGACAACGCGCACCTGATGAAGATCATCGAGAAGATCGTCTCGCGCGTCGGCCGCCGCGTCGACGAGTCGAGTCCGATGGTCGATGCGCGCCTGCCGGACGGCTCGCGCGTGAACGCGATCATTCCGCCGCTCGCGGTCGACGGTCCGCTGGTCTCGATCCGCCGCTTCGGCGCGACCCCGCTCACGGTGCAGAACCTGCTCGACTATAAAAGCGTCACGCCGCCGATGATCAAGGTGCTCGAAAGCCTGGGCCTGGCCAAGATCAACATCCTGATCTCGGGCGGCACCGGCAGCGGCAAGACCACGCTGCTGAACCTGATCTCCGGCTTCATTCCCGGCAACGAGCGCATCGTGACGATCGAAGACGCGGCCGAGCTGCAGCTGCGCCAGCCGCACGTGGTGCGCCTGGAGACGCGTCCGCCCAACATCGAAGGCCGCGGCGAAGTGACCCAGCGCGCGCTGGTGCGCAACTCGCTGCGCATGCGCCCGGACCGCATCATCCTGGGCGAGGTGCGCGGCCCGGAAGCGCTCGACATGCTGCAGGCGATGAACACCGGCCACGAAGGCTCGCTCGCGACCATCCACGCCAACACGCCGCGCGACGCCCTGTCGCGCCTGGAGAACATGGTCAGCATGGCCGGCGTGAACCTGACCCCGCGCGCCATCCGCCAGCAGATCTGTTCGGCCATCACGGTGATCCTGCAGGCCTCGCGTCTGACCGACGGCACGCGCAAGGTGGTCAGCATGCAGGAAATCACCGGCATGGAAGGCGACATCATCTCGATGCAGGAGATCTTCCGTTTCGAGCAGACCGGCGTCGATCTCGACGGCAAGGTGCAGGGCCACTTCTGCGCGACCGGCGTGCGTCCGCGCTTCGCCGATCGCCTGAAGATGTACGGCGCGCCGGTGCCGGAAGATACCTTCGATCCGGACCGCATCTTCACCTGAGCCAGCGCCGCGGAGCCACGCATGGACATCATGTTCTACGGTTTCATCGTCTTCCTGTTCGCCGCCGTCATCCTCGGCATCGAAGGCGCCTACCTGTGGTGGGCGAGCGCGCACGGCGCCGCGGCCCAGCGCGTGGCGCGCCGCCTGAAGCTGATGTCGGGCGGCCCGGGACGGTCCGAGCGCATCTCGATCCTCAAGCAGCGCCGCTTCAGCCGCCATGGCTCGCTCGACCGCCTGCTGCACCGGGTGATGCTGGCGCACCGCATCGATCATCTGCTGGTGCAGTCGGGGATGCGCTGGTCGGTCGAACAATTCATGCTGGCCTGCTGTGCGGCATTGCTGGTCGGCGCGTTCATCGTCGCGCACTGGCCCTTGCCGCTGGCGCTGCGCGCCGCAATCGCGCTGCTGTTCACGCTGCTGCCGACGGTGATCGCGCGCCGCGCGCGCACGCGGCGCCTGCTGCGCATCGAGCAGCAGCTGCCCGAAGCCGCCGACTTCATCGCGCGTGCGCTGCGCGCCGGGCACTCGTTCACCAACGTCCTGCAGATCGTCGGCAACGAGCTGCCCGAACCGCTCAGCGGCGAATTCCGCATCGCGCGCGAAGAAATCAATTATGGCGTGCCGATGAGCGAGTCGCTGCACAACATGGCCGACCGCATCCCGCTCACCGACCTGCGCTACCTGATCATCGCCGTGCTGATCCAGCGCGAGACCGGCGGCAACCTGGCCGAGATCCTCACCAACATCAGCCACATCATCCGCGGCCGCCTGAAGCTGGTCGCCCAGGTGCGCGTGCTGTCGGCCGAGGGGCGCATGTCGGCATGGATCCTGGGCCTGCTGCCGTTCGGGGTACTGGGCATGCTGTTGCTGGTCAATCCGGGCTACGTGCAGCCCCTGTGGACCGACCCTACCGGCATCAGGCTGCTGTGGTACGCGTGCGGCATGATCGTGGTCGGCGTGTTCTGGCTGCGCCGCGTGATCCGTATCCGTATCTGACGCCTTCGCCGAGGAGCTTTCGATGAGCATCCCCCAGCTGTCGTTCCTGCTGATCGTCTTCGCCATCGTGTGCGGCCTGGTATGGCTGGGCATGATGCTGTTCGCGCCGGTCGCGCTGCGCGCACGCCTGGCGCGCTTCATGGGCCGTACCGAGGACAGCAAGCCCGAAGGCAGCTGGACCGAGCGTATCGCGCGCGCGGCGCGGCCGCTGGGCCGGCTCTCGGTGCCGGAAGAAGGCTGGGAAAAGTCGGCGCTGCGCACGCGCTTCATGAACGCCGGCTGGCGCAATCCGGCCGTTCCCACGCTGTATTTCGCATCCAAGAGCGCGCTCGCGCTGGCGTGTCCCGGCGTCGTCGGCGTCGCGCTGGCCTTCGCGCCCGGCACCCTGACCGGCACCCGCATGCTGTTCCTGCTGCTGCTGGCGGCGTCCTGCGGCTACTACCTGCCCAACATGGTCCTGACGCGCCTCGTGGCGCGCCGCAAGCGCGAGATCTTCGAGACCATCCCGGACGCGCTGGACCTGCTGACCGTCTGCGTCGAGGCCGGTCTGAGCCTGGAACGTGCGCTGGTCAAGGTCGCCTCCGAAATCCACATCAAGAGCGTGACCCTGGCGCAGGAGCTGCAGCTGGTGCTGATGGAAATGCGCGCCGGCTTCAGCAAGGACAAGGCGCTGCGCAACTTCGCGCTGCGCGTCGGCCTGGACGACGTCGACACCCTGGTCGCGATGCTCATCCAGTCCGAGCGCTTCGGCACCAGCATCGGCGATGCCTTACGCATTCATTCGGAAAACCTGCGCAACAAGCGCCGCCTGGTTGCCGAGGAAGCGGCGGCCAAGATCGGCTTGAAGCTGCTGTTCCCGCTGATCTTCTGCATTTTCCCGACCCTGCTGATGGTGCTGCTGGGCCCGGCCGCCATCCAGATCATGCGCACCTTCAGCGCCGTCCTGGGCAACCACAATTAGTCGAGTTAGCGGAGAGAGTCATGCAATCCCGAATCCTGCTCAATACCTTGTCCGTCCTGTGCAGCGGCGCGCTGCTGCTGGCCTGCAGCAACCTGGTCCCGCATGACGAGCCGAAGACGCCCGCCGCGGTATCGAACGCCGACGAGGCTTATCTGCGCGGACGCAACCTGCACCTGGCGCACCACTACGACGAGGCGATTGCTGCTTACCAGACGGCGTTGCGCGACGACCCGGCCCACGTCAATGCCCTCAACGGCCTGGCGATCGCGTATGCCGAGCAGCGTGATTTCGACAAGGCGGTGCCGATCTGGCGCGAACTGACCCGCGGCGCGACGCTGTCGTCGGGCCCGGCCGTCGCCTACCTGTTCGGCAACCTGGGCTATGCCTACTTCCTCGACGGCCAATACGAGAAGGCCGCGGTCGCGCTGGAAAAGGCCTGCCTGCTCAATCCGCTCAACGACCGCGCCTGGCAATACCTCGGCGAGACGCTGCAAAAGCTCGGCCAGGACGAGCGCGCTCAACAGATGCTGCGCCAGGCCAGCGCGCTGCGCGAGCACGATCTGCGCGCCGATTACGCCGCCGCCGGCGCCAAGGCCAAGTCGCCGGCGCTGGCCCAGGCGCTGGCGACCCCGGTGCGCGCCGACGGCGACTGGGCCGTCGAAGTGGTCGGCAAGCCAGGCGGCATCCTCGAACTGCGCCGGGTGGTGTCTTCCAGCGCCGCCAAGCGCATTGTCACGCCGGCTGCGGCCACGCTCGAGATCAGCAACGGCAACGGCCGGCAAGGCATCGCGCGCCAGCTCTCGCGCCAGTTGCGCGACGCCGGCGTGAAAGTGGTCAGGATCACCAACGAAAAAGGCTTCGGGGTGCGCCAGACCCGGATCGAATACCACCAGGCCTTCCGCGGCGTCGCGCAGCAGCTGGCCGAGCTCATCGGCGCCGGTGCGCCGGTCGAAATCGAGAGCGTCGGACGGTCGGATTTGCGGCTGGTGATCGGCCACGACCTGCCGTCGCGAAAAATTCCCAAGCGTGCATCTGACTTGCTCGCAGCGCGTGCGGGCGCGGCTGGCGCGCCCTGAGCCGCCGCAGTGTCGGTTTCACAACAGTATTGGGCGACAGGGTTGGATGAGAATAGTCATAATGAAAACCTCAAACAACTCGGAGAATTGCCATGAAGTTCACCCGTCAAGTCCAAATCGCCATCGCTCAATCGGTCCTGGCCGGCTCGCTGCTGGTCTCGCTGGCCGCTTGCGCCCCGACCGCAACCCGCGAAGGCACCGGCGAATACGTCGATGATTCGGTCATCACCACCAAGGTGAAGGCTGCCTTCGCCGCCGACCCGACGGTCAAGGCTTACCAGGTCAAAGTCGAAACCTTCAAGGGCACCGTCCAGCTGAGCGGCTTCGTCGACTCGCGTCAGGCTTCCGACCGCGCCACCCAGCTGGCCCGCGACATCAAGGGCGTGACCTCGGTCAAGAACGACATCGTCGTCAAATAAGCGCGTCGCCGGCTGCGCGGCTGCGGCCGCGCACCGGTGCGTTTATTGCCGGCTCATATTTCCGGCGCAATTATTGCCAGCTGACCTTGCCAAAGCCGCTGGTGGTCGCATTGCGCGTCACCGGCTTGCCAAACACCGTGGCCGAACCCATGCCGCTCAGGTTGACGCTGGCGGCGGTCTTCGCATACACGCTGGCGCTGCCCAGGCCGGACATGTCGAGATCGACCGTCTCCGCGCGCAGCTGTTGCGCGTCGAGGCCGCCCACGCCGCCCAGGTGCGCGCGAAACACCTTGGCCTGGCCGCTTACCGTGATATGACCGGTGCCGCCCAGGTGCACTTCGATGCGCTCGGCCTGGCCCGGATTGAGCGTCAAGCCGCCGACGCCGCCCAGGCGCGCGTCGACGTCGCGGTATTGCCCATCAAAGCGCACCGCACCGGCCCCATCCAGCGACAGCACCAGCTTGTCGCCTTTAAAGCCCGTCACCTCGCTCTGGCCGACGCCCTGCGACACGAACTCCTGCAGGTTCGGCACCGTCAAATCGGCACGCAGGTTCGACTTGCCTTCCATATGCGTATTGTTTTCCATGTCGATCGTCAGCGTGTCGCCGCGCTGCACCGTCGTGATCTTCGAGACGTAGCGGCGCTCGCCCGACACCACCAGCGACGGCGTCGGACCCTGGTGCAGCGCAAGGCGGATCACGCCGCCCAGATGGATCTTCGAGACCTTGGCGTCGATGGTGCGGTTTTCGCGCACCTCGTCCGCATGGGCATTCGCGGCCAGCGACAGGGTAGTGGCCAGGAAGGCGGCGCCGAGCAGTTTGTTCATGTCGTGTTCTCCGGTGGATGGCTGATGAAACCATCATAGGCAGGCGCCACCGCGGTTGCCTCCGGATTGCGACGGACTGCACGCTGCGCGGTATGGACCGCAAATTCCACCTATTTCACTCTTGCAGCTCCTCCCAGGGAAGGTCGATTTGCCGATGGTTCCGGCACCATCGCACCGGCCACGCAGCTTGCAATTACGTGCCGGTGCGCTTCAGCTTTGGCAAGCGCGACGGCGCCGATTGCTGCACCGTCGCGCCGCGCTGAAGGCTGATCAGGAACTGCGGCGGCGACCGGCGCGCAACGCGAGCATGCCGGCCCCGATCAAGGCCAGTGAGGCCGGCTCCGGCACATCCCCGGCCGGTTCGAGCGCATTGATCCGGAAGCCGCCGACGACGGAATTGAAGAAATCGTCGCCCAGCGTGCCGTCGATTGACGTGAACGCGCCTTGCGACCACGCGACGTTCTGGTTATTGAAATAAAAAATCTGGTTCGACGGGCCGCCGAACGCGAATTCGATCAGGTAATTCGTGCCCGTGTTCAGCATGATGTCGCCGACGCCGTAGTCGATCCATTGCAAACCATTCGTCGACACGGTCGAGCCGCCGGATGCCAGCAGCCGCGTCCGGGCGAAAACGCCTTCCGACGCCGAGATCTCATACACGCCGTACTGCAGGTCAGCGCTGCTCAGGTCGAGATACACGCCGACGCTGGACAAGGTCTGCTGCGAAGCGACATTGAAGCCGATTCCGCGATGGTTGTCCCAGCCTTCGTTGGCGTTGTTGGACACGGTCATGCCGGTCGCATCGTTGGACGGGGTGAAGGTGGTAGGGGTGGCGCTGGCTAGCGCACCGGCGAGAATCAGGGTGCTGAACAGACCTGCTTTGAGCATGGTTTTGAACATTTTGTGTCTCCTCCAAGATGTTGGGTTGGAGACAAAAGATGAGCAAAAACAATGCCTAAAGAAATTTTGCTTAAAAAACAGGGAATTGACTTGTCGTTGGCTGCGGGAAGCGACCTTTTGTAAGATATTTCGACGGCAAAAAGCCCAGCGCTAGGGCTGGGCTTTCGCGTGAAACTGGTGCCGGCTGCAAACATCGAACCAGCATCACAACCTGTGTACGAGTGGGGATAAGTGTACCGCAAAACCCAATCATATCAATGGCTTACTGATGAGTGCAAGCTATTCTACGCATGTGTCAAAGATGCCTTGTGTTACCCGATGTGATGCCCATGTGATACCTGAGGAGTCTTTGTTAGGCCTGTAGTGCCTACCCTACCGGGGCACTTGGGACGTGAAGGCCGGGGCTACCTTGTGCCCTACTGCGGGGCGGTAGGGGGAGGGGGGAACTGGCATATGGAAAACCTACTCACCCGCTAAACGCCCAACAACAACAACGAAACAAAGGGTTTAACGGAGCTTTGAATTGGCTGGCTATGGAAGATGGGAGGGGTCTTTCTGCCAGTAACACAGAAAAATTCCGAGGGTCGATAACGTTGATGCGTGGACCTGCTGCTTGGTCAGCAGTAGCGTCAGCAGGTTCTAATTCGCTGCACTGTTGATCCGTGCACTTCTTCATACACGGATTTAGACATTGGGAACGCCAACGCGCAATGATAGCCGTCGGGTCAAGTGATATCGCGTCCCTGGTCGTGCCAAAAGTCGGTTGCTGCCGTAGTCATGACCATATTGAACCGCTCCCATGTAAAGCTGGTTCCACGAACAAGCCCCCCAACCATTTCGACAAGTCCTTCCATAGCGTCAATGGTGGGTTTCAGGTCCCTATATGTAATACCTAATTTACTGATGTCTATCGGCTGGTAGGTTGTCCGAAGAACCTCGGTATGTGCGGTAATTTTGTTGCGAATCGTGTAGCAGTCCGCAATGATCGCGCAGTTCTTTAGGTTTGCCCAAGCTGCCATTACTGCATCATATTTACGGTCGAACTCAGTTTCGTACTTGACGATTTGGTCACGCTCTCTAGCTCGATAAATCGCTGCCAAAGTGGGGTCGGTTTCTAACCTTTCACTCAACAATTCTGCGTCACAGTTTCGCTGTCGAAGGTCTGCGCGTATTTCGGGTACTGCAATGTCAGTCAAAATCCGTTTGATACTTGGAGTGTTTGAATCAAAATCCCGCATTAGTTTTGCGATGTCTTGGCAGCAAGACAGAAACAATGATCGTCGCAGTACGGTGAACCCGCGCCCCTGTTTTGACGATTCGTACCGACGATTCACGTTTTCATCAAAAAGCATGGGGTGAAGCATTTCGTACCGCTCCCGCAACTGAAGAAAGTCATTAAGCAAGTACGTTGCATGAGCAATAATTTTCTCCGTCGAGGCTGCGGTTCCCATTACAACTCCTTTTCTTTGATAGCTCGACAGCCTACCAGTTCCAGTACTCTGTGCCAATTTACCCACTGTACGGAAATGACCGTTTTCGTACACATCAGGTAGGCCTGTACGAAAGTATGCTTGAGCTATTTACGTACAGTGTGTATGATTCGTACATCAGTTTCGTACACCCTAAGGAAAACTAATGTCCCGAGTCTTTGCCTACTGCCGCGTATCCACCGCTGACCAAACCACTGAGAACCAGGTACAGGAAATCGCCGCAGCGGGTTTTAGCATTGCCCCCCAGCGCATCGTTACGGAGACTGTTTCCGGTTCGGTGGCTGCGTTGGAACGTAAGGGGTTCGTTAAGCTACTGGACAAGCTGGAACAGGGTGACGTACTCGTTGTAACGAAGCTAGACCGCCTTGGGCGTAATGCGATGGATGTACGGACGACTGTGGAGCGTCTGGAAGCGTCAGGCGTCAGGGTTCACTGCCTTGCTTTGGGTGGCGTTGACCTGACTAGCCCAGCAGGGAAGATGACCATGCAAGTTATCAACGCTGTGGCTGAGTTTGAACGTGATCTGCTGATTGAACGTACCAATGCTGGAATCAATCGTGCTAAGGCTGAAGGAAAGGCCTTCGGGAGACCTTCAGCCCTTACGGTGGCCCAGCAGGAACAGGTTAGGCAGCAAATCCAAGCTGGCGTCCCTATCGCGCAGATTGCCAAGGCGCACCAAACGTCCCGTCAGACCGTTATGCGGTTGCGTGCAAACATGGCATAGGTGGTACGCCTGTCTCATCTGCCTATTTATTAGGCACTGATTATTTAGGGTATGCGGCTTTACGCCTTCTTGAACGAAGACCGACCCTTGGGAACTCGTAGCAAGACCACACGAAAAGCTAAAATCCACACCTGAGAGAAGAGGAAGCAGCCTACCGTGGGGGGTAGGGGGGCAATACTGAAGAATCTTTAGATCAACCAAGGAATCTGTAGGTACCCTACTACCCCTATGGCACAGACCAAA
This genomic stretch from Massilia sp. 9096 harbors:
- a CDS encoding type II and III secretion system protein family protein, with the protein product MNRSLTLTPLVRCLLAGLALCATGAAHGAAKAAAQDANPSAQSAPGRMEVGPHCQGEAAKPAQLALQVGKSSLLRLPETVQHRSVGNPAVVQALLVAPDTLYIAGVDVGTTNMIVQGRSGLCSMLDITVAIDPEPLRATLAAVMPEERGIKVLAAADSLVLSGIVGDAAAVARAVELATAYVRRPLHALPVPDKADGQASLNALANPNAGAAPGTNASGAGAVSQPGARVINLLAVAAPQQVQLEVKVAEVSKTLLESLEAGTSWRFGSGSWGATLVADFITGNNKGSLGASRVRGSTLGSAGFSAEKQDSLVRVLAEPNVMALSGQEGSFLAGGKFYVPVAQDNNRITLEEKEFGVGLRFTPTVLAGGRISLHVAPEVSELSREGIGVTTGSLTGTSILPVVTTRRASTTVQLYDGQSFAIGGLLKNNLTTNMKGLPLLADVPVLGALFRSTDYQSDRTELVFVITAHLVKPLPGAGYVLPTDKVGEPSVGAVMIGGRLDGPPPGNTTAALSAPALIQQPVHSSGGFELK
- a CDS encoding AAA family ATPase, producing MKALLISRDTQLYAEIASQGAARVPPLNVAASRTTLRDALDRPLADTPSMVIVDTSGAEAADGDLLERLTRHYAAAHFMLLTDNHQPDLLIRAMRAGVREVLPLPLVHGALHEAIDRIAASAGVASSRDGKVLAFIACKGGSGATFISTNFGYALATLADKKVLLIDLHRQFGDATLYVSDQKPAMTLTDVSQQIARIDGPFLESCLVHVAPGFGVLAAADDPGQVIEAKPEHIDTILRVARQNYDYILLDVGRQIDAVSLRALDSTDAIYPVLQLALPDIRDARRLLDIFRSLGYVTDNIRLIVNRYEKGGRLRLQDLHAALGAEVLHTIPNDYVAVTDSVNQGIPVLQLARGSAAARSLADLVEVVTARRVAESKGLFDRLFGRGDADY
- a CDS encoding CpaF family protein; the protein is MSLRERLSGSDEERQYLPMPAVAQQAYQELKKSMHQMILDRIDLERLKRLTSEQFKHELALLVQRIVEEERIVLNQQERHHLVLDIQHEMLGFGPLEPLLNDPSVSDILVNTFNKVYVERRGRLELTDVSFHDNAHLMKIIEKIVSRVGRRVDESSPMVDARLPDGSRVNAIIPPLAVDGPLVSIRRFGATPLTVQNLLDYKSVTPPMIKVLESLGLAKINILISGGTGSGKTTLLNLISGFIPGNERIVTIEDAAELQLRQPHVVRLETRPPNIEGRGEVTQRALVRNSLRMRPDRIILGEVRGPEALDMLQAMNTGHEGSLATIHANTPRDALSRLENMVSMAGVNLTPRAIRQQICSAITVILQASRLTDGTRKVVSMQEITGMEGDIISMQEIFRFEQTGVDLDGKVQGHFCATGVRPRFADRLKMYGAPVPEDTFDPDRIFT
- a CDS encoding type II secretion system F family protein, whose amino-acid sequence is MDIMFYGFIVFLFAAVILGIEGAYLWWASAHGAAAQRVARRLKLMSGGPGRSERISILKQRRFSRHGSLDRLLHRVMLAHRIDHLLVQSGMRWSVEQFMLACCAALLVGAFIVAHWPLPLALRAAIALLFTLLPTVIARRARTRRLLRIEQQLPEAADFIARALRAGHSFTNVLQIVGNELPEPLSGEFRIAREEINYGVPMSESLHNMADRIPLTDLRYLIIAVLIQRETGGNLAEILTNISHIIRGRLKLVAQVRVLSAEGRMSAWILGLLPFGVLGMLLLVNPGYVQPLWTDPTGIRLLWYACGMIVVGVFWLRRVIRIRI
- a CDS encoding type II secretion system F family protein, which encodes MSIPQLSFLLIVFAIVCGLVWLGMMLFAPVALRARLARFMGRTEDSKPEGSWTERIARAARPLGRLSVPEEGWEKSALRTRFMNAGWRNPAVPTLYFASKSALALACPGVVGVALAFAPGTLTGTRMLFLLLLAASCGYYLPNMVLTRLVARRKREIFETIPDALDLLTVCVEAGLSLERALVKVASEIHIKSVTLAQELQLVLMEMRAGFSKDKALRNFALRVGLDDVDTLVAMLIQSERFGTSIGDALRIHSENLRNKRRLVAEEAAAKIGLKLLFPLIFCIFPTLLMVLLGPAAIQIMRTFSAVLGNHN
- a CDS encoding LytR C-terminal domain-containing protein, with protein sequence MQSRILLNTLSVLCSGALLLACSNLVPHDEPKTPAAVSNADEAYLRGRNLHLAHHYDEAIAAYQTALRDDPAHVNALNGLAIAYAEQRDFDKAVPIWRELTRGATLSSGPAVAYLFGNLGYAYFLDGQYEKAAVALEKACLLNPLNDRAWQYLGETLQKLGQDERAQQMLRQASALREHDLRADYAAAGAKAKSPALAQALATPVRADGDWAVEVVGKPGGILELRRVVSSSAAKRIVTPAAATLEISNGNGRQGIARQLSRQLRDAGVKVVRITNEKGFGVRQTRIEYHQAFRGVAQQLAELIGAGAPVEIESVGRSDLRLVIGHDLPSRKIPKRASDLLAARAGAAGAP
- a CDS encoding BON domain-containing protein; translated protein: MKFTRQVQIAIAQSVLAGSLLVSLAACAPTATREGTGEYVDDSVITTKVKAAFAADPTVKAYQVKVETFKGTVQLSGFVDSRQASDRATQLARDIKGVTSVKNDIVVK
- a CDS encoding GIN domain-containing protein; protein product: MNKLLGAAFLATTLSLAANAHADEVRENRTIDAKVSKIHLGGVIRLALHQGPTPSLVVSGERRYVSKITTVQRGDTLTIDMENNTHMEGKSNLRADLTVPNLQEFVSQGVGQSEVTGFKGDKLVLSLDGAGAVRFDGQYRDVDARLGGVGGLTLNPGQAERIEVHLGGTGHITVSGQAKVFRAHLGGVGGLDAQQLRAETVDLDMSGLGSASVYAKTAASVNLSGMGSATVFGKPVTRNATTSGFGKVSWQ
- a CDS encoding PEP-CTERM sorting domain-containing protein, with protein sequence MFKTMLKAGLFSTLILAGALASATPTTFTPSNDATGMTVSNNANEGWDNHRGIGFNVASQQTLSSVGVYLDLSSADLQYGVYEISASEGVFARTRLLASGGSTVSTNGLQWIDYGVGDIMLNTGTNYLIEFAFGGPSNQIFYFNNQNVAWSQGAFTSIDGTLGDDFFNSVVGGFRINALEPAGDVPEPASLALIGAGMLALRAGRRRSS
- a CDS encoding recombinase family protein, with translation MSRVFAYCRVSTADQTTENQVQEIAAAGFSIAPQRIVTETVSGSVAALERKGFVKLLDKLEQGDVLVVTKLDRLGRNAMDVRTTVERLEASGVRVHCLALGGVDLTSPAGKMTMQVINAVAEFERDLLIERTNAGINRAKAEGKAFGRPSALTVAQQEQVRQQIQAGVPIAQIAKAHQTSRQTVMRLRANMA